The nucleotide window CCTGAAATCTCGTCCGGAATATCCACGTCGAGCATGCGCGACCAGATCCAGCCAGTCTCTCCCTGCGCATCACGAACCAGCCACCAGTCCTGAAGAATTGGCCCCGCAGGTTGAGCCTGCTCGGTCGTCTGTTTTCCGTCTTTGGATTTTGCGCCGGGCTTCGCGGGAGCGACAGGTACCGGAAGAGCCTGCGGCGGCATCGGCTTCGGCACCGAGGCGCGAACCAGCAACTGCAGCTTGGTGTTTTCCGGCAGCAGGTAGAAATGGTCCGCCTGCCGGCCCGGAGTCACGTGCACATAAGAGTCATCGCGCAGCACACCGGTGGCGATCACCGCATCCTGCGTATGCTGCTTGTCGAGCGCCGCAAATTGGTCATACACCTTTTGATCGATGACCATGTGGCCGTCAATCCAGCCGATCTCGCCCTTGGTGTCCTTCACCTTATAAAAGCGCCGCGCATGATCGAGCACCAGCAGCTTTTCGCCGTTGCTCACCTCACCGACGCGATTCGAGACGGCGGCGAGGCGATCGCGCAGAAAGGTGCGCTTGGCCGAGACGTAGACATACTCCTGCGCCGGCTTGGGTGAGAAGCGGGCGCAGCCGGCAACCAGCAGCGTGGCGAACACGGGCAGGAGGCCCAGGGCAGCAGATGCGGAAGACCGCGCAAAACGGCGCGGTCGAAGCCGCGAGCCAGAAACAGACGACATTGCTTTTACTCTAACGAGAGAGACCTTCGCTGTGAGCAGTCTGCGCAGATTTTTCGGCGCTTTGCAACGCGGGGAACCTGATACGAAAACCCACAGCCCGATAACTTCTGATGCAATACCCCGGCACTGAGACTATGCCGGGAACGAGTAGAAAACTATTTGGCAGAGACTACAGCCAGCGCGCCGGTAGGATCGGTACCCGTCGTGGCTGTGGCCAGACTGGTCAGAGCGCCGGTTCCGCTGCCGATGGTAAAGACCTGCAGGTCGGGTGAGCCGCCGGAATTGGCGACAGCGAGATAGGCATCGGTCTGATCTTCAACAAGGCTCGCTGGGTTAGTGCCTGTGGTAAACGGAGAGCCGCTGATCTTGCTGAGCGCCCCCGTACTGCTGGTCAGGGTAAAAGCGCTGATCGTGCCGTCCGTACGGTTGGCCACATAGACGTAGCTGCCGGTCGAATCCACCAGCACGGCGACTGGTCCGAGTCCGGTCGCATAGGGCGAACCGGAAATCTCCGTCAGTCCCCCGTTCGAGGCAATCGACAACACACGAACGCCGTTCAGGCCCGTCTCGGTGACAAACAGATACTTGCTCTCGGGATCGACGGCGAGGCCATAATCGGCATTGTTTGTGCTCTTCGGCTTGAGGATCAGGTTGCTTTTCCCGAGCGCGCCCGTCGAGGCATTGAAGGTCAGGATGTCCACCCCGCCGGTGCCCAGCGAGACATAGGCCAGCGTTCCGGCCGGGGTGAAGGTGATGGCGTTCGGACTCCCGGAGTCGAGAGCGATATTGCCCGCCGAGGTAAGCAGGCCGGTGGAGGTGTTGATCGAAAACAGGTAGGCCGTGGGCGTGAGATCGACGGCAACCAGCCACTTGCCGGTAGGATCGATGGCGATCGCATTGGGGCTGATCTGCGAAACCACGGCGCTGCCGCTGTTCAACAGCGAAAGCGCGCCGCCGGTGCCGACGGAATAGCCATAAATCGCACCGGCAAGGCTGGCGACGTAGGTAAAGGCGCCATTTGGCGTCGCTGCAATCGAGCTGGGCGCAACACCGAGGGAATAGGGCGAGTTCGAGGTCACGGCGAGGCCGCTGGAGCTGAGCGAAAACCCTGCCACTGAACCCGTCGTCGCATTCGCTACATAAAGGTAATTGCCGGTGCCGCTGCTGCCACTGCTCCCCGACGATTCCGACACAAAGAACTTACCGCAGCCGGCCATCAGCAGCAGGACGACCAACAGAACCGGAGCACCGAAGCGCTCACACCGGGATCGGAGACTGGGAGACATTGTATGCACGCACACCTTTCGACGCAGAGACGCAGCAAAGAGTCGCAGCGCTCACACAGGACACCGGTTAGACCTGTTTTCTGCCTCCTCAGTTAACACCGCTTTGCTTGGCTTTGTCTCGCCCCGGGCAGCGAAGTGCGCGGATGGGCGGCCGATACCGGATTTCCGCGGATGAAATGCACCGAAACGGGCTTGCATCGCCGGCCCATAAAAAAACAGGCCTGCCGAAGCAGGCCTGATGACTCAACCCATCATGCAGCGTTAGACGGCAGCTGTTTCCGCTGCGACTACACGCTCGGTATCGAGGACGGTGCCGATCGCGTGCAGGATCGAGGCAATGCGAACGATGGTAAGGATCTGCTCCTCACCGATTCCCTTTTCGCGGACGACCTTCTCATGCGAATCGACGCACTTGCCGCAGCCGTTGATGGCCGAAACCGCCAGCGCCCAGAGTTCGAAGTCGACATGCTCGACGCCATGCGTGCGCAGCGCGTTCATACGCAGCTTGGCGGGCAGGGTCGCGTACTTCTCGTTCGAGGTGAGGTGCAGGAAGCGGTAGTAGATATTGTTCATGCCCATCACCGCGGCAGCCGACTTGGCAGCCTCGAGCGCCTGGGCGGAAAGATGCTTGGCCGCTTCTTCGAGAGCCGCCGCGGTCAACGCGTCGTTACGGGTGGCAATGGCCGAAACAACGACCGTACCCCAGAGCTGCTGCGGGGTGAGCTCGGTGTTCTGGCGGATGAGCGAGGAGTAGTTCAGCTTGAGGTCCTTGGCGTAGGACGGCAGCGCATCAATCAGGGTATCGATAGCCATGGTGCGGTTCCTTTCTTCTTATGGGCATGTAATCGCGATCGCGCCGAAACGGCAGCGGCACCGCGGATTTACGCCTGAGAGCAGGAAGGCGGCGCCTATTGAGCGCCGCCCCTGCGGTCTGAGTTGTGAGTTTCCAGTCCTCAGTTGCCAGTCTTCAGTCCCCACTTGCGAGTCCCCAGTCCTCGGGAACTGACAACTGGCAACTGACAACTTTGTGCCCGGTTGTGCGCTTACGCGTTGAGGGTGGCTTCGCCCTTCTGCCAGTTGCAGGGGCAGAGCTCGTCGGTCTGGAGGGCGTCGAGTACGCGGAGGACTTCCTGGGGGTTGCGGCCCACCGAGAGGTCGGTGACGTAGACGAAGCGGATGATGTTCTCCGGATCGACGATGAAGGTGGCGCGCTGGGCAACGCCGGCGTTCAGGTCGAGGATGCCGAGCTGCTCGCAGAGATCACGCTTGATGTCGGAGAGCATGGGGAAGGGCAGGTCCTTCAGATCGGCATGGTTGTTGCGCCACGCGAGGTGCACGAACTCGGAGTCGGTGCTGCCACCCAGGACCTGGGCATCGCGATCGGCGAATTCGTTGTTGATCTTGCCGAAGGCTGCAATCTCGGTCGGACAGACGAAGGTGAAGTCCTTGGGCCAGAAGAAGTAGACCTTCCACTTGCCGGGATAGCTCTGCTCGGTGATGGTCTCGAAGGCCTTGGCCTGGTCGGTGCTGACGGTGGCCGTCATGTTGAAAGAGGGGAACTTCTCGCCAACTGTAAGCATGGATGACTCCTTTAAAAAGTTAGGGACAGAGGTATAAAAGTCTGGCTAGAGACAGCTGTATCGACTGCCTGTTTCGAGACAGAAAAGGGACGGATAAAAAATCGAACTTATTGTGGAGTGGGCTGCTGGCACTCGGCACAGAGGCCAAGCACATCCACGGCGTAACGCTGCACCAGGAAACCATCCGGCAGATGGCCTTCGGCAGGCGCCAGGCCCAGCTCTTCCGCATCGATATCGCGGATCGCCTTGCACTGGATGCAGACGAGATGATGATGCGGACGGGAGTTAGTCTCCACCCGAAGCGTGCCATGGTGCAGGCTCACCTCGCGGAAGACGCCGC belongs to Silvibacterium dinghuense and includes:
- a CDS encoding SH3 domain-containing protein, producing the protein MSSVSGSRLRPRRFARSSASAALGLLPVFATLLVAGCARFSPKPAQEYVYVSAKRTFLRDRLAAVSNRVGEVSNGEKLLVLDHARRFYKVKDTKGEIGWIDGHMVIDQKVYDQFAALDKQHTQDAVIATGVLRDDSYVHVTPGRQADHFYLLPENTKLQLLVRASVPKPMPPQALPVPVAPAKPGAKSKDGKQTTEQAQPAGPILQDWWLVRDAQGETGWIWSRMLDVDIPDEISGLSEGQRYVGAYLLRKVYDPDSSFPDHQAPEYVTVLNSWKDGLPYDFDQVRVFTWNTKKHRYETAFRDRNLQGYLPVKISSGTFENQQEPVFTFQSSADADIPIDPATGAAKPAHLDTESFRLEGALVKKIGPPEPPTPKAAPAAGTAPAREKARRAHPARARERERHRHHA
- a CDS encoding lactonase family protein; this translates as MVVLLLMAGCGKFFVSESSGSSGSSGTGNYLYVANATTGSVAGFSLSSSGLAVTSNSPYSLGVAPSSIAATPNGAFTYVASLAGAIYGYSVGTGGALSLLNSGSAVVSQISPNAIAIDPTGKWLVAVDLTPTAYLFSINTSTGLLTSAGNIALDSGSPNAITFTPAGTLAYVSLGTGGVDILTFNASTGALGKSNLILKPKSTNNADYGLAVDPESKYLFVTETGLNGVRVLSIASNGGLTEISGSPYATGLGPVAVLVDSTGSYVYVANRTDGTISAFTLTSSTGALSKISGSPFTTGTNPASLVEDQTDAYLAVANSGGSPDLQVFTIGSGTGALTSLATATTGTDPTGALAVVSAK
- a CDS encoding carboxymuconolactone decarboxylase family protein; the encoded protein is MAIDTLIDALPSYAKDLKLNYSSLIRQNTELTPQQLWGTVVVSAIATRNDALTAAALEEAAKHLSAQALEAAKSAAAVMGMNNIYYRFLHLTSNEKYATLPAKLRMNALRTHGVEHVDFELWALAVSAINGCGKCVDSHEKVVREKGIGEEQILTIVRIASILHAIGTVLDTERVVAAETAAV
- a CDS encoding peroxiredoxin, giving the protein MLTVGEKFPSFNMTATVSTDQAKAFETITEQSYPGKWKVYFFWPKDFTFVCPTEIAAFGKINNEFADRDAQVLGGSTDSEFVHLAWRNNHADLKDLPFPMLSDIKRDLCEQLGILDLNAGVAQRATFIVDPENIIRFVYVTDLSVGRNPQEVLRVLDALQTDELCPCNWQKGEATLNA
- a CDS encoding Fur family transcriptional regulator; protein product: MATSDTSELLNFCFRSLCEEAGIAVTHQRQVVYEELCAMHGHPSPEEVYGRVRSRIPSISLATVYKTIHLFIESGVFREVSLHHGTLRVETNSRPHHHLVCIQCKAIRDIDAEELGLAPAEGHLPDGFLVQRYAVDVLGLCAECQQPTPQ